The Myotis daubentonii chromosome 9, mMyoDau2.1, whole genome shotgun sequence genome has a segment encoding these proteins:
- the TRIM34 gene encoding E3 ubiquitin-protein ligase TRIM34 isoform X1: MNPDQNCPVFSSPLTPGVKTSPLGPEVFQPWPIFKVCTVSIPFTCAILIPYPFNLPIHLGIFKQEDPREETRGAAAMALKFLVNMKEKVTCAICLELLTEPLSLTCGHSFCQACITDNKASEISPGGESSCPVCGVRYSFGNLWLNQHLANIVERVKEVKLSPEEGQKKDLCLSHGERLRLFCKEDRKAICQLCEWSREHCGHQIFLMEEVVKECQEKLQASLDRLRKERQEAEKLGSDIREERTSWKNLIQAEKQRIHTEFNQLRSILDSEEQRELQKLEEEEMKTLHDLAKAENELVQQSQLLKELISDLERRSEWSAMELLQDTSGIMKWSEVWTLKKPKTISKKLKHGFHAPDLSGMLHMFKELTHVQRYWVDMTFNPFNLNLNLNLSEDHRQLASVPIWPIKYYNYGVLGSQYFSSGKHYWEIDVSKKTAWILGVYCRKRSCNKKFSVRRGTNYPNAYSRFRPENGYWVVRLQNECEYNAFEDASTSDPKVLTLSMAVPPRRVGIFLDYEANTVSFFNVTNHGSLIYKFSKCHFSQTVYPYFNPWNCPAPMTLCPPSS, from the exons TTTTTCAGCCTTGGCCAATCTTTAAAGTGTGCACAGTTAGCATCCCTTTTACTTGTGCCATTCTTATACCATATCCTTTCAATCTGCCCATCCATCTAGGAATCTTTAAACAAGAAGACCCTCGGGAAGAAACCAGGGGAGCAGCTGCCATGGCTTTAAAATTCCTGGTGAACATGAAGGAGAAGGTGACTTGTGCCATCTGCCTGGAACTTTTGACAGAACCCCTGAGTCTAACCTGTGGCCACAGCTTCTGCCAAGCCTGCATCACTGACAACAAGGCGTCAGAGATCAGCCCAGGAGGGGAAAGCAGCTGTCCTGTGTGTGGTGTCAGATACTCATTTGGAAACCTATGGCTTAATCAGCATCTAGCCAACATAGTGGAGAGGGTCAAAGAGGTCAAGTTAAGCCCAGAGGAAGGGCAGAAGAAAGATCTCTGTTTGAGCCATGGAGAGAGACTCCGACTCTTTTGTAAAGAGGATAGGAAGGCTATTTGTCAGCTCTGTGAGTGGTCCCGGGAGCACTGTGGTCATCAGATATTCCTCATGGAGGAGGTAGTCAAGGAATGCCAG GAAAAGCTCCAGGCCTCTCTGGACAGGCTAAGGAAGGAGCGTCAGGAAGCTGAGAAGTTGGGCAGTGACATCAGAGAAGAGAGAACTTCCTGGAAG AATCTGATACAGGCTGAGAAACAAAGGATACACACAGAATTTAATCAGCTTAGAAGCATCCTGGACAGTGAAGAGCAAAGAGAACTGCAGAAATTGGAGGAAGAGGAGATGAAGACCCTGCATGACTTAGCTAAGGCTGAGAATGAACTGGTTCAGCAGAGCCAGTTGCTAAAAGAGCTCATCTCAGATCTGGAGCGTCGCAGTGAATGGTCAGCCATGGAGCTGCTGCAG GATACGAGTGGAATCATGAAATG GAGTGAGGTGTGGACATTGAAGAAGCCAAAAACTATTTCCAAAAAACTGAAGCATGGATTCCATGCTCCAGATCTGAGTGGAATGCTGCACATGTTTAAAG agCTAACACATGTCCAGCGCTACTGGG tGGACATGACATTTAACCCATTCAACTTAAATTTGAATCTCAACCTTTCAGAGGATCACAGACAGTTGGCATCTGTGCCAATTTGGCCTATAAAGTATTATAATTATGGTGTCTTAGGCTCCCAATATTTCTCATCAGGAAAACACTACTGGGAAATAGATGTGTCCAAGAAGACTGCCTGGATCCTGGGGGTATACTGTAGAAAACGTTCCTGTAATAAAAAATTTAGTGTTAGACGAGGCACAAATTATCCAAATGCTTACTCCAGATTCAGACCTGAAAATGGCTACTGGGTTGTAAGGTTACAGAATGAATGTGAGTACAATGCCTTTGAGGACGCTTCCACCTCTGATCCCAAGGTCTTGACTCTTTCTATGGCTGTTCCTCCCCGCCGAGTTGGCATTTTCCTAGACTATGAAGCAAACACTGTCTCATTTTTTAATGTCACGAACCATGGGTCACTCATCTACAAGTTCTCTAAATGTCACTTTTCTCAGACTGTTTATCCCTATTTCAATCCTTGGAACTGCCCAGCTCCCATGACTCTGTGCCCACCGAGCTCCTGA
- the TRIM34 gene encoding E3 ubiquitin-protein ligase TRIM34 isoform X3 — MNPDQNCPVFSSPLTPGVKTSPLGPEGIFKQEDPREETRGAAAMALKFLVNMKEKVTCAICLELLTEPLSLTCGHSFCQACITDNKASEISPGGESSCPVCGVRYSFGNLWLNQHLANIVERVKEVKLSPEEGQKKDLCLSHGERLRLFCKEDRKAICQLCEWSREHCGHQIFLMEEVVKECQEKLQASLDRLRKERQEAEKLGSDIREERTSWKNLIQAEKQRIHTEFNQLRSILDSEEQRELQKLEEEEMKTLHDLAKAENELVQQSQLLKELISDLERRSEWSAMELLQDTSGIMKWSEVWTLKKPKTISKKLKHGFHAPDLSGMLHMFKELTHVQRYWVDMTFNPFNLNLNLNLSEDHRQLASVPIWPIKYYNYGVLGSQYFSSGKHYWEIDVSKKTAWILGVYCRKRSCNKKFSVRRGTNYPNAYSRFRPENGYWVVRLQNECEYNAFEDASTSDPKVLTLSMAVPPRRVGIFLDYEANTVSFFNVTNHGSLIYKFSKCHFSQTVYPYFNPWNCPAPMTLCPPSS; from the exons GAATCTTTAAACAAGAAGACCCTCGGGAAGAAACCAGGGGAGCAGCTGCCATGGCTTTAAAATTCCTGGTGAACATGAAGGAGAAGGTGACTTGTGCCATCTGCCTGGAACTTTTGACAGAACCCCTGAGTCTAACCTGTGGCCACAGCTTCTGCCAAGCCTGCATCACTGACAACAAGGCGTCAGAGATCAGCCCAGGAGGGGAAAGCAGCTGTCCTGTGTGTGGTGTCAGATACTCATTTGGAAACCTATGGCTTAATCAGCATCTAGCCAACATAGTGGAGAGGGTCAAAGAGGTCAAGTTAAGCCCAGAGGAAGGGCAGAAGAAAGATCTCTGTTTGAGCCATGGAGAGAGACTCCGACTCTTTTGTAAAGAGGATAGGAAGGCTATTTGTCAGCTCTGTGAGTGGTCCCGGGAGCACTGTGGTCATCAGATATTCCTCATGGAGGAGGTAGTCAAGGAATGCCAG GAAAAGCTCCAGGCCTCTCTGGACAGGCTAAGGAAGGAGCGTCAGGAAGCTGAGAAGTTGGGCAGTGACATCAGAGAAGAGAGAACTTCCTGGAAG AATCTGATACAGGCTGAGAAACAAAGGATACACACAGAATTTAATCAGCTTAGAAGCATCCTGGACAGTGAAGAGCAAAGAGAACTGCAGAAATTGGAGGAAGAGGAGATGAAGACCCTGCATGACTTAGCTAAGGCTGAGAATGAACTGGTTCAGCAGAGCCAGTTGCTAAAAGAGCTCATCTCAGATCTGGAGCGTCGCAGTGAATGGTCAGCCATGGAGCTGCTGCAG GATACGAGTGGAATCATGAAATG GAGTGAGGTGTGGACATTGAAGAAGCCAAAAACTATTTCCAAAAAACTGAAGCATGGATTCCATGCTCCAGATCTGAGTGGAATGCTGCACATGTTTAAAG agCTAACACATGTCCAGCGCTACTGGG tGGACATGACATTTAACCCATTCAACTTAAATTTGAATCTCAACCTTTCAGAGGATCACAGACAGTTGGCATCTGTGCCAATTTGGCCTATAAAGTATTATAATTATGGTGTCTTAGGCTCCCAATATTTCTCATCAGGAAAACACTACTGGGAAATAGATGTGTCCAAGAAGACTGCCTGGATCCTGGGGGTATACTGTAGAAAACGTTCCTGTAATAAAAAATTTAGTGTTAGACGAGGCACAAATTATCCAAATGCTTACTCCAGATTCAGACCTGAAAATGGCTACTGGGTTGTAAGGTTACAGAATGAATGTGAGTACAATGCCTTTGAGGACGCTTCCACCTCTGATCCCAAGGTCTTGACTCTTTCTATGGCTGTTCCTCCCCGCCGAGTTGGCATTTTCCTAGACTATGAAGCAAACACTGTCTCATTTTTTAATGTCACGAACCATGGGTCACTCATCTACAAGTTCTCTAAATGTCACTTTTCTCAGACTGTTTATCCCTATTTCAATCCTTGGAACTGCCCAGCTCCCATGACTCTGTGCCCACCGAGCTCCTGA
- the TRIM34 gene encoding E3 ubiquitin-protein ligase TRIM34 isoform X2 — MALKFLVNMKEKVTCAICLELLTEPLSLTCGHSFCQACITDNKASEISPGGESSCPVCGVRYSFGNLWLNQHLANIVERVKEVKLSPEEGQKKDLCLSHGERLRLFCKEDRKAICQLCEWSREHCGHQIFLMEEVVKECQEKLQASLDRLRKERQEAEKLGSDIREERTSWKNLIQAEKQRIHTEFNQLRSILDSEEQRELQKLEEEEMKTLHDLAKAENELVQQSQLLKELISDLERRSEWSAMELLQDTSGIMKWSEVWTLKKPKTISKKLKHGFHAPDLSGMLHMFKELTHVQRYWVDMTFNPFNLNLNLNLSEDHRQLASVPIWPIKYYNYGVLGSQYFSSGKHYWEIDVSKKTAWILGVYCRKRSCNKKFSVRRGTNYPNAYSRFRPENGYWVVRLQNECEYNAFEDASTSDPKVLTLSMAVPPRRVGIFLDYEANTVSFFNVTNHGSLIYKFSKCHFSQTVYPYFNPWNCPAPMTLCPPSS, encoded by the exons ATGGCTTTAAAATTCCTGGTGAACATGAAGGAGAAGGTGACTTGTGCCATCTGCCTGGAACTTTTGACAGAACCCCTGAGTCTAACCTGTGGCCACAGCTTCTGCCAAGCCTGCATCACTGACAACAAGGCGTCAGAGATCAGCCCAGGAGGGGAAAGCAGCTGTCCTGTGTGTGGTGTCAGATACTCATTTGGAAACCTATGGCTTAATCAGCATCTAGCCAACATAGTGGAGAGGGTCAAAGAGGTCAAGTTAAGCCCAGAGGAAGGGCAGAAGAAAGATCTCTGTTTGAGCCATGGAGAGAGACTCCGACTCTTTTGTAAAGAGGATAGGAAGGCTATTTGTCAGCTCTGTGAGTGGTCCCGGGAGCACTGTGGTCATCAGATATTCCTCATGGAGGAGGTAGTCAAGGAATGCCAG GAAAAGCTCCAGGCCTCTCTGGACAGGCTAAGGAAGGAGCGTCAGGAAGCTGAGAAGTTGGGCAGTGACATCAGAGAAGAGAGAACTTCCTGGAAG AATCTGATACAGGCTGAGAAACAAAGGATACACACAGAATTTAATCAGCTTAGAAGCATCCTGGACAGTGAAGAGCAAAGAGAACTGCAGAAATTGGAGGAAGAGGAGATGAAGACCCTGCATGACTTAGCTAAGGCTGAGAATGAACTGGTTCAGCAGAGCCAGTTGCTAAAAGAGCTCATCTCAGATCTGGAGCGTCGCAGTGAATGGTCAGCCATGGAGCTGCTGCAG GATACGAGTGGAATCATGAAATG GAGTGAGGTGTGGACATTGAAGAAGCCAAAAACTATTTCCAAAAAACTGAAGCATGGATTCCATGCTCCAGATCTGAGTGGAATGCTGCACATGTTTAAAG agCTAACACATGTCCAGCGCTACTGGG tGGACATGACATTTAACCCATTCAACTTAAATTTGAATCTCAACCTTTCAGAGGATCACAGACAGTTGGCATCTGTGCCAATTTGGCCTATAAAGTATTATAATTATGGTGTCTTAGGCTCCCAATATTTCTCATCAGGAAAACACTACTGGGAAATAGATGTGTCCAAGAAGACTGCCTGGATCCTGGGGGTATACTGTAGAAAACGTTCCTGTAATAAAAAATTTAGTGTTAGACGAGGCACAAATTATCCAAATGCTTACTCCAGATTCAGACCTGAAAATGGCTACTGGGTTGTAAGGTTACAGAATGAATGTGAGTACAATGCCTTTGAGGACGCTTCCACCTCTGATCCCAAGGTCTTGACTCTTTCTATGGCTGTTCCTCCCCGCCGAGTTGGCATTTTCCTAGACTATGAAGCAAACACTGTCTCATTTTTTAATGTCACGAACCATGGGTCACTCATCTACAAGTTCTCTAAATGTCACTTTTCTCAGACTGTTTATCCCTATTTCAATCCTTGGAACTGCCCAGCTCCCATGACTCTGTGCCCACCGAGCTCCTGA